The following coding sequences are from one Lolium rigidum isolate FL_2022 chromosome 6, APGP_CSIRO_Lrig_0.1, whole genome shotgun sequence window:
- the LOC124661912 gene encoding acyl transferase 5-like, with product MAAAAAPTVDKSPPVLVPPAGPTPGGVLPLSSIDKTAAVRVSVDFIQVFPPSSSDVGAGDQVAAMREGFARALVPYYPVAGRIAEPSPGDLVVDCTGEGVWFVEAAASCSLADVNGLERPLLIPKTELIPRPPPEEKLEDLILMAQVTKFTCGGFAVGICFSHLVFDGQGAAQFLKAAGELARGLPAPSVAPVWDREAIPDPPKLPRGPPPSFTAFNFVTQVVEISPENIARIKDEFKAATGGQTCSTFDAVTAVIFKCRALAVELPDDAEVRLGFAASTRHLLQGVLPSVDGYYGNCVYPVGITRSSKTIREAALPEVVSVMREAKEALTVRFTDWMHGDAKGDHYNVPLDYGTVTVSDWSRVGFNEVDYGFGEPGYVFTLNDDVNIVASVIYLKPPTPKRGIRLMLRCVEEPHAAVFAEELAKYA from the exons atggccgccgccgccgcgcccaccgTCGACAAGTCGCCGCCGGTGCTCGTCCCTCCGGCGGGACCCACGCCGGGTGGCGTGCTGCCGCTCTCCTCCATCGACAAGACCGCCGCCGTCCGCGTCTCGGTCGACTTTATCCAGGTCTTCCCCCCGTCTTCTTCCGATGTGGGCGCCGGGGACCAGGTGGCCGCGATGCGCGAAGGGTTCGCGAGGGCGCTGGTGCCGTACTACCCGGTCGCCGGCCGCATCGCGGAGCcgtccccgggcgacctcgtggtgGACTGTACCGGCGAGGGCGTCTGGTTCGTGGAGGCCGCCGCGAGCTGCTCGCTCGCCGACGTCAACGGCCTCGAGCGCCCGCTGCTCATCCCCAAGACGGAGCTCATCCCCCGCCCTCCCCCGGAAGAGAAGCTCGAGGACCTCATCCTCATGGCTCAG GTCACGAAATTCACCTGCGGCGGATTCGCCGTCGGGATCTGCTTCAGCCACCtggtgttcgacgggcagggcgcgGCGCAGTTCCTCAAGGCGGCGGGCGAGCTGGCCCGGGGGCTCCCGGCGCCGTCGGTGGCCCCGGTGTGGGACCGCGAAGCGATCCCGGACCCGCCCAAGCTGCCACGCGGGCCGCCGCCGTCCTTCACGGCGTTCAACTTCGTGACCCAGGTGgtcgagatctcgccggagaacATCGCGCGCATCAAGGACGAGTTCAAGGCCGCGACCGGGGGGCAAACCTGCTCTACCTTCGACGCGGTGACGGCCGTGATTTTCAAGTGCCGTGCCTTGGCGGTGGAGCTACCCGACGACGCTGAAGTCCGGCTCGGCTTCGCTGCCAGCACGAGGCACCTCCTCCAGGGCGTGCTGCCGTCAGTGGATGGCTACTATGGCAACTGCGTGTACCCGGTGGGGATCACCCGGAGCAGCAAGACCATCCGGGAGGCAGCGCTGCCGGAGGTGGTCAGCGTGATGCGCGAGGCCAAGGAGGCGCTCACCGTGCGCTTCACGGACTGGATGCACGGCGACGCCAAGGGCGACCACTACAATGTGCCCCTGGACTACGGCACTGTCACGGTGTCTGACTGGAGTCGGGTTGGGTTCAATGAGGTGGACTACGGCTTCGGCGAGCCGGGGTACGTGTTCACCCTCAACGACGACGTCAACATCGTCGCGTCGGTGATCTACCTCAAACCCCCGACGCCCAAGCGCGGGATCCGGCTCATGCTCCGCTGCGTGGAGGAGCCACATGCCGCCGTATTCGCCGAGGAGCTTGCCAAGTACGCTTAA
- the LOC124663530 gene encoding LOW QUALITY PROTEIN: SNF2 domain-containing protein CLASSY 3-like (The sequence of the model RefSeq protein was modified relative to this genomic sequence to represent the inferred CDS: inserted 1 base in 1 codon) encodes MAPLVGAATPSSDDSPPPDSDDSQPPDGEDSEEEPVAAAPGPEIIDIDDEDEEEEGAEVVADAEVQLGEGGGLVVKEEAPSDSDSGDVDWDELERLYPSDEERSGKASYAGGRRSGGPTGSPCGEVKGGSSTSGGGSTGRQEGACEVAGEVEMDLEDNDGAEEGQQDHQEEEDKDEEYEAEEEEEEDDDDEETEEDEAGDEESEAGEEPRRGVPSNARAAAGDSATEVFLRRKFEGWLISRVADTANDAGSTVAARTRSRRRCPNRKLLRRGTCSKPYCVDTASSESAWESSEEDVAPPRAPAPSSSEERELGGGGRGSYRRTVTGKRRRRGKKPANGDDTSDSGGGQAVAAKRRGKYMKNNAELGGGGGEDRETAARRRGKRPMEPNAAADGHGDDDESDGPFARKPKGSYVFKNKDGFGDVTFKNSSLVIPRGQGRRERETYDDLLDTIFEGIENYHNGSAPQDASVPPGQGQGCDTLPLIFSFGDEDEVVVEKTEHEEVVDELFADWDNLVLEEQQQYNDDPAHTHDKDEKSNMHEIPADGATSCRCKPGKHVLFLDDQIGIRCKICDYIEMEIRDVFPAMMKDFAEREPAADRELDLLFDDILKSIGHEGASDVGGHKTGVVWDLIPGVREDMFPHQQEGFEFMWKRLAXGIDIEQLKQTMNSDTTSGCVISHAPGTGKTRLAITFVQSYLEIFPHCRPVIIAPRGMLATWEQEFRKWKVKLPFHVLSSSDIQWSEDKTIQKLVSRDESLRQKLSANKLSQKSTLMLKLASWYEGSSIIGLSYSLYRNLAKGEGADGKTVRNLLLEKPGLLVLDEGHTPRNKKSLIWKVLAEVSTEKRIILSGTPFQNNFLELYNILCLVKPKFARDFACTRLSKKGQSRAAPHVEEDEGKEFWTSLRIGNITDEHIREIREKLDPFVHIHNGDILQKSLPGLRESVVILNPLPRQKEIIAMMEKSAGKGFLDAEYKISLASIHPFLVTGTKLSDEEASIVEKMQSVRLNPSEGVKTWFVLEIVCLCEALKERVLVFSQYLEPLALIMDQLTRRFKWTEGREILLMSGNVRVKQREALMEAFNDMNSEAKVMLASTKACCEGITLVGASRVVLLDVVWNPSVGRQAIGRAYRIGQEKIVYTYNLIAEGTKEKVKYDRQASKDHMSKLLFSNELQPTGSNQAQEMFNDRVLETMTGREDLKDMFVQISH; translated from the exons atggcgccattggtgggagctGCAACGCCTAGCAgcgatgattccccgccgccggatAGCGATGATTCCCAGCCGCCGGACGGCGAGGACagcgaggaagag CCGGTCGCTGCGGCGCCCGGTCCCGAGATCATCGACATCGACgatgaagacgaggaggaggagggggcggaggTAGTAGCGGACGCTGAGGTCCAGCTTGGTGAGGGCGGGGGGCTTGTCGTCAAGGAGGAGGCTCCCAGTGATTCCGACTCCGGCGACGTGGACTGGGACGAGCTCGAGCGCCTCTACCCAAGCGACGAGGAGCGCAGTGGCAAAGCGAGCTATGCTGGGGGTAGGAGGAGCGGCGGCCCCACTGGCTCTCCCTGCGGCGAAGTGAAGGGTGGGAGTAGCACTAGCGGGGGGGGCAGCACGGGTCGGCAAGAAGGTGCTTGTGAGGTAGCAGGCGAAGTGGAGATGGATCTGGAGGATAATGACGGTGCAGAGGAGGGGCAACAAGaccaccaagaggaagaagataaAGATGAAGAGTAcgaggcggaagaggaggaagaagaagacgacgacgatgaagaaacGGAAGAAGATGAGGCGGGCGACGAGGAATCTGAGGCAGGGGAAGAGCCGCGCCGCGGCGTGCCTAGCAATGCCAGGGCGGCCGCCGGCGACAGCGCCACGGAGGTCTTCCTGAGGCGGAAGTTCGAAGGGTGGCTCATCTCCAGGGTAGCGGACACCGCCAATGACGCCGGCAGCACCGTCGCGGCACGGACGCGGTCACGTCGGAGATGCCCCAACAGGAAGCTGCTCAGGCGAGGCACCTGCAGCAAGCCGTACTGCGTCGACACGGCGTCGTCCGAGTCCGCCTGGGAGTCGTCAGAGGAGGACGTCGCGCCACCTCGTGCTCCAGCGCCGTCGTCCAGTGAGGAGCGTGAGCTGGGTGGCGGCGGGCGCGGCAGCTATCGCAGAACGGTGACAGGGAAGAGACGTCGCCGAGGAAAGAAACCTGCCAACGGGGATGACACCTCTGATTCCGGTGGTGGTCAGGCAGTGGCGGCCAAGAGGAGGGGAAAGTACATGAAAAATAATGCTGAactcggcggtggtggcggcgaagATCGGGAAACGGCGGCCAGGAGGAGGGGCAAACGGCCCATGGAACCTAATGCTGCTGCTGATGGACATGGTGACGACGATGAGTCGGACGGACCCTTTGCCAGGAAGCCAAAAGGAAGCTAcgtcttcaagaacaaggatgGATTCGGCGATGTTACCTTCAAGAATAGCTCCCTTGTCATTCCGAGGGGGCAGGGCCGCCGGGAGCGAGAGACCTACGACGATCTGCTCGACACCATTTTCGAGGGAATCGAGAACTACCACAACGGCTCTGCTCCGCAGGATGCCTCTGTTCCTCCGGGACAAGGACAGGGATGCGACACGTTGCCTTTGATATTCTCATTTGGGGATGAAGACGAGGTGGTGGTAGAGAAGACAGAGCATGAAGAGGTTGTGGACGAGCTGTTTGCAGACTGGGACAACCTCGTCCTCGaggagcaacagcaatacaacgatGACCCTGCCCATACCCACGACAAG GATGAAAAGAGCAATATGCATGAAATTCCTGCTGATGGAGCAACTTCATGCAGATGCAAGCCAGGGAAACATGTTCTCTTTCTTGATGACCAAATAGGTattagatgcaaaatctgtgattATATTGAAATGGAAATTCGAGACGTATTCCCCGCTATG ATGAAGGACTTTGCGGAGAGGGAACCAGCAGCTGACCGGGAGTTGGACTTGCTCTTTGATGATATCCTAAAATCAATTGGACATGAAGGAGCGAGTGACGTCGGTGGTCACAAAACTGGCGTTGTCTGGGATCTCATTCCCGGGGTACGCGAAGACATGTTTCCACACCAGCAGGAAGGATTTGAGTTCATGTGGAAAAGACTTG GGGGAATCGACATTGAACAGCTGAAGCAGACCATGAACAGTGATACTACAAGTGGCTGTGTGATTTCTCATGCCCCAGGGACCGGCAAGACCCGGCTAGCAATTACATTTGTGCAATCTTACCTGGAGATTTTCCCGCACTGCAGGCCAGTGATAATTGCTCCCAGGGGTATGCTGGCTACATGGGAGCAGgagttcagaaaatggaaggtgaAGCTCCCTTTCCATGTGCTGAGTTCTAGTGATATTCAGTGGAGTGAAGACAAGACCATCCAGAAACTGGTTTCACGAGATGAAAGTCTGCGGCAGAAGTTGTCTGCGAACAAACTGAGCCAGAAATCTACGCTAATGCTGAAGCTGGCATCCTGGTATGAAGGCAGCAGCATCATTGGTCTGAGCTACTCGCTTTACAGGAATCTTGCCAAGGGTGAAGGCGCCGACGGAAAAACGGTGAGGAATCTTCTTCTTGAGAAGCCTGGCTTGTTGGTCCTCGATGAGGGGCACACACCAAGGAACAAGAAGAGCCTAATCTGGAAAGTCCTTGCAGAAGTCAGCACCGAAAAGCGGATAATTCTATCAGGGACTCCATTCCAGAACAACTTCCTAGAGCTCTATAACATCTTGTGCCTGGTTAAACCGAAATTTGCAAGGGATTTTGCTTGTACAAGACTCAGCAAGAAAGGACAATCAAGAGCAGCACCTCATGTGGAGGAGGATGAAGGCAAGGAATTCTGGACTTCACTGAGGATAGGTAACATAACAGATGAACATATCCGTGAAATACGGGAAAAGCTGGACCCTTTTGTGCACATACATAATGGTGACATTCTTCAGAAGTCTCTTCCTGGACTGAGAGAATCTGTTGTGATTCTGAACCCTCTTCCCCGTCAGAAGGAAATCATCGCAATGATGGAGAAAAGTGCAGGGAAGGGTTTTCTTGATGCAGAATACAAGATATCTCTTGCATCCATACACCCGTTCCTTGTCACGGGCACAAAACTGTCAGACGAAGAAGCATCTATTGTGGAGAAGATGCAGAGTGTACGGCTGAACCCAAGCGAAGGAGTCAAGACATGGTTCGTCCTGGAGATTgtctgtctttgcgaagcattgaAAGAAAGAGTGCTCGTGTTCAGCCAGTACCTTGAACCACTGGCCTTGATCATGGATCAGCTGACCAGAAGGTTTAAATGGACTGAAGGCAGGGAGATACTGTTGATGAGTGGAAATGTGCGTGTGAAACAGCGCGAAGCCTTGATGGAAGCCTTCAATGACATGAACAGCGAGGCTAAGGTGATGCTTGCATCAACCAAGGCCTGTTGCGAAGGCATAACTCTTGTTGGTGCATCGCGTGTCGTTCTCCTCGATGTCGTGTGGAATCCTTCTGTTGGAAGGCAGGCGATTGGCCGAGCCTATAGAATCGGTCAGGAGAAGATTGTGTACACATACAATCTGATCGCAGAAGGAACAAAGGAGAAGGTCAAATATGACAGACAAGCTTCGAAGGATCACATGTCCAAACTACTGTTTTCAAATGAACTGCAGCCTACAGGGAGCAACCAGGCACAAGAAATGTTCAATGACAGGGTTTTGGAAACTATGACTGGACGCGAAGACCTCAAAGACATGTTTGTGCAGATTTCGCATTGA